The proteins below come from a single Osmerus mordax isolate fOsmMor3 chromosome 3, fOsmMor3.pri, whole genome shotgun sequence genomic window:
- the mcm5 gene encoding DNA replication licensing factor MCM5: MSGFDDPGVYYSDSFGGGEGHGDESALKRTQIKKRFREFLRQFRVGTDRTGFTYKYRDDLKRHYTLGEFWLEVEMEDLASFDEDMSDCLYKLPSDNLPLLEEAAQEVADEVTRPRPPGEEQVQHIQVMLRSDAHPASIRTLKSEQVSRLVKVPGIVISAAAVRAKATRVALQCRGCRSVISNIPLPPGLQGYALPRKCNTEQAGRVKCPVDPYFIVPDRCVCVDFQTLRLQESPDAVPHGEMPRHLQLYCDRYLCDRVVPGNRVTIMGIYSIKKMAAAKARGREKSSGVGIRASYLRVVGISLDTEGAGRGATSSVSPQEEEELRALAASPDVYASLARSLAPSIYGSEDLKKAIVCLLFGGSRKRLPDGLTRRGDINLLMLGDPGTAKSQLLKFVERCSPIGVYTSGKGSSAAGLTASVLRDPQTRGFIMEGGAMVLADGGVVCIDEFDKMREDDRVAIHEAMEQQTISIAKAGITTTLNSRCSVLAAANSVFGRWDDTKGEDNIDFMPTILSRFDMIFIIKDHHDQQRDMTLARHVMNVHLSAQMQLDGTEGEIPLSTLKKYISYARLKCGPRLSAGAAEKLKNRYVVMRSGAREHERDSDRRASIPITVRQLEAVVRIAESLAKMRLQAVAGEEEVDEALRLFQVSTLDAALSGSLAGVEGFTTQEDQEMVSRIEKQLKRRFAIGSQVSEHSILQDFTKQKYPEQAIIKVLHLMMRRGELQHRMQRKVLYRVK; encoded by the exons ATGTCTGGCTTCGATGATCCGGGAGTGTACTACAGTGACAGTTTCGGAGGCGGCGAGGGACACGGAGACGAAAGTGCGTTGAAGCGCACACAGATCAAGAAGCGATTCCGTGAATTTCTCCGACAGTTCAGAGTCGGGACTGATCGTACCGGTTTCACATACAAATACAG GGATGATCTGAAGCGGCACTACACGCTGGGGGAGTTTtggctggaggtggagatggaggacctTGCCAGCTTCGACGAAGACATGAGCGACTGTCTGTACAAGCTGCCCTCGGACAACCTGCCCCTG CTGGAGGAGGCAGCCCAGGAAGTGGCAGATGAGGTGACGAGGCCACGCCCCCCTGGGGAGGAGCAGGTGCAGCACATCCAGGTGATGCTGAGGAGCGACGCCCACCCTGCCTCCATACGCAccctgaag TCGGAGCAGGTGTCCCGGCTGGTGAAGGTTCCGGGCATCGTGATCTCAGCCGCGGCCGTGAGGGCCAAGGCCACCAGGGTGGCTCTGCAGTGTCGAGGATGTCGTTCTGTCATCAGCAACATCCCCCTACCCCCCGGCCTACAGGGCTACGCGCTGCCGCGCAAGTGCAACAC cgaGCAGGCCGGCAGGGTGAAGTGTCCGGTGGATCCCTACTTCATCGTtccagacaggtgtgtgtgtgtggacttccAGACACTCCGCCTCCAGGAGTCACCTGACGCCGTCCCTCACGGAGAGATGCCCCGACACCTGCAGCTGTACtgtgacag GTACCTGTGTGACCGTGTCGTCCCTGGTAACCGGGTCACCATCATGGGCATCTACTCCATAAAGAAGATGGCCGCCGCCAAGGCCCGCGGGCGGGAGAAGAGCTCCGGGGTGGGGATCCGCGCCTCCTACCTGAGGGTGGTGGGCATCAGCCTGGACACAGAGGGGGCAG gacGAGGTGccacctcctctgtctccccccaggaggaggaggaattgcGAGCGCTGGCGGCCTCCCCTGACGTCTACGCCTCCCTGGCGCGCTCCCTTGCTCCCTCCATCTACGGCAGCGAGGACCTGAAGAAGGCCATCGTGTGCCTGCTGTTCGGAGGCTCCCGCAAGAG ACTCCCAGATGGTCTGACCCGGCGAGGGGACATCAATCTGCTGATGCTGGGAGACCCGGGGACAGCCAAGTCTCAACTGCTGAAGTTTGTGGAGCGCTGTTCTCCTATCGGG GTGTACACCTCAGGGAAGGGCAGCAGTGCGGCGGGGCTGACGGCGTCCGTGCTCAGGGACCCCCAGACGAGGGGCTTCATCATGGAGGGAGGGGCCATGGTGCTGGCTGATGGGGGCGTGGTCTGCATCGACGAGTTCGACAAG atgagagaggatgacagagtAGCGATCCACGAGGCCATGGAACAACAGACCATCTCTATCGCCAAG gcgGGCATCACCACCACCCTGAACTCGCGCTGCTCCGTTCTGGCGGCTGCCAACTCCGTGTTCGGCCGCTGGGACGACACCAAGGGGGAGGACAACATTGACTTCATGCCCACCATCCTGTCTCGCTTCGACATGATTTTCATCATCAAAGACCACCACGACCAGCAGAGAGACATG ACTCTGGCTCGTCATGTGATGAACGTCCACCTGAGCGCCCAGATGCAGCTGGACGGCACAGAGGGGgagatccctctctccaccctcaagAAGTACATCTCCTACGCCCGCCT GAAGTGCGGCCCGCGTCTGTCAGCTGGCGCAGCGGAGAAGCTGAAGAATCGTTACGTGGTGATGAGGAGCGGGGCGAGGGAACACGAGAGGGACAGTGACCGCCGGGCCTCCATCCCCATCAccgtcag gcagCTGGAGGCAGTGGTGCGCATCGCTGAGTCCCTGGCTAAGATGAGGCTGCAGGCtgtggcaggggaggaggaggtggacgaggCCCTGCGCCTGTTCCAGGTCTCCACCCTGGACGCAGCGCTCTCCGGCAGCTTGGCAG gtGTGGAGGGCTTCACCACCCAGGAGGATCAGGAGATGGTGTCTCGTATCGAGAAGCAGCTGAAGAGACGCTTTGCCATCGGATCCCAGGTCTCCGAACACAGCATCCTGCAGGACTTCAccaagcag AAGTACCCAGAGCAGGCCATCATCAAGGTTCTCCATCTGATGATGCGGAGAGGAGAGCTGCAGCACCGCATGCAGAGGAAAGTTTTGTACAGGGTCAAGTAA
- the foxred2 gene encoding FAD-dependent oxidoreductase domain-containing protein 2, translated as MAGALLHFMVLLTTLPHRLHGDQNNGHNSSRRHDYCVLGAGPAGLQMGYFLQRAQRDYIILERNSGPGSFFNIYPRHRKLISINKIYTGRRNPEFNLRHDWNSLLSDRPDLLFQRVSRELYPRAEALPRYLALYEHKLDLTVRYGEDVARVRASGPDSARTYTLTTHQGQEYQCRVLLVSTGLWVPQQVQFEGWQLVEGYESIPVDPEQYRDQAVLILGKGNAAFETAQSMLGRASRVHLYSPSPVRLAWQTHYVGDLRAVNNELLDTYQLKSLDGLVEGRLEDIAILPRGGEEDEEVEGSAVRRRRRKKRRDAGGRRRQLYLTLAELLQGRNRSEVNPSHLPAYHNDNFSLRQPYDRVIRCLGFRFNFSIFDSSARPPSSEGVRGRLPGVTAWYEGRGTPGLFVLGAAAHARDYRSSAGGFIHGFRYAVRAVHRLLEQRYHSNPWPVTKLWTNQLLSWLLRRVNEASGPYQMFSTLGDVVLLQGAQCEYLEEFPLQALPRFPSLSGRPAPPGGLLVLVLQYGLNRSSDPLGPGRAESEWPRAWRSNFLHPVLYFYHTLPTEREMRLRPPGWPLPRPAAIHHMIEDFLTEWEGPVSHSQPLRRFLEHCLQTDLRAFYAESCFRFSLTNHQPPLFCRQGYLKKQGLMGSRGQDNDEAWPRPSQQDSAPPGPSFPGTLTPGAASVSSPMNFDF; from the exons ATGGCCGGCGCCCTCCTCCATTTTATGGTCCTCCTGACAACTCTGCCCCAccgtctccatggagaccagAATAACGGCCACAACTCCTCCCGTCGCCATGACTACTGCGTGCTGGGGGCGGGTCCTGCAGGCCTGCAGATGGGCTACTTCCTGCAGCGGGCACAGAGGGATTACATCATCCTGGAGAGGAACTCTGGACCCGGCAGCTTCTTCAACAT CTACCCGCGCCACAGGAAGCTGATCAGCATCAACAAGATCTACACCGGGAGGCGGAACCCCGAGTTCAATCTGCGACACGATTGGAACTCTCTCCTGAGTGACAGGCCCGACCTGCTCTTCCAGCGAGTCAGCCGGGAGCTGTACCCGAGGGCCGAGGCGTTGCCGCGGTACCTGGCACTGTACGAGCACAAGCTGGACCTCACTGTGAGGTACGGGGAGGATGTGGCACGAGTCAGGGCCTCTGGGCCGGACTCCGCCAGGACATACACCCTCACCACCCACCAAGGACAGGAGTACCAgtgcag agtTCTGCTGGTGTCCACGGGGCTATGGGTTCCCCAGCAAGTCCAGTTTGAGGGCTGGCAGCTGGTGGAGGGCTACGAGTCCATCCCTGTGGACCCGGAGCAGTACCGCGACCAGGCCGTGCTGATCCTGGGGAAGGGCAATGCAGCCTTCGAGACGGCCcagagcatgctgggaaggGCCAGCAGGGTGCACCTCTACAGCCCCAGCCCTGTCCGGCTCGCCTGGCAGACGCACTACGTAGGAGACCTCCg GGCCGTGAACAACGAGCTGTTGGACACGTACCAGCTGAAGTCTCTGGACGGGCTGGTGGAGGGACGCCTGGAGGACATCGCCATCCTGCcccggggaggggaggaggacgaggaggttgAGGGGAGTGctgtcaggaggaggaggaggaagaagaggagggacgcgggggggaggaggaggcagctgTACCTCACGCTGGCGGAGCTCCTACAAGGCAGAAACAGGTCAGAGGTTAACCCCTCCCATCTGCCGGCCTATCACAATGACAACTTCTCCCTGAGACAGCCTTACGACCGTGTGATTCGCTGTCTGGGGTTCCGCTTCAACTTCAGCATATTTGACAG ctctgccAGGCCCCCCAGCAGTGAGGGTGTCAGGGGGCGGTTGCCAGGGGTGACGGCGTGGTACGAGGGCCGTGGAACCCCGGGGCTGTTTGTTCTGGGAGCCGCCGCCCACGCCAGAGACTACCGCTCCTCTGCTGGGGGCTTCATACACGGCTTCCGCTAcgcgg tgCGGGCAGTTCACCGACTGTTGGAGCAGCGTTACCATAGCAACCCCTGGCCGGTAACAAAGCTGTGGACCAATCAGCTGCTTAGCTGGCTGCTGAGGCGGGTCAACGAGGCATCTGGACCGTACCAGATGTTCAGCACGCTGGGGGATGTGGTGCTGCTGCAGGG ggcccagtgTGAGTACCTGGAGGAGTTCCCCCTGCAGGCTCTTCCCCGGTTCCCCTCCCTGTCCGGCCGACCTGCCCCGCCCGGCGGcctgctggtcctggtgctgcAGTATGGGCTGAACCGCTCCAGCGACCCCCTGGGGCCCGGCCGGGCTGAGTCTGAGTGGCCCCGTGCCTGGAGGTCCAACTTCCTCCATCCCGTCCTCTACTTCTACCACACCCTGCCCACAG agagggagatgagacttCGCCCCCCGGGCTGGCCCCTCCCCCGACCCGCTGCCATACATCACATGATCGAGGACTTCCTGACTGAGTGGGAGGGGCCTGTCTCTCACAGCCAACCGCTGCGTCGCTTCCTGGAGCACTGCCTTCAGACGGACCTCAGAGCCTTCTACGCAg AGTCCTGTTTCCGCTTCTCCCTGACCAATCACCAGCCTCCGCTGTTCTGTCGTCAGGGTTACCTAAAGAAGCAGGGGCTGATGGGTAGCAGAGGGCAGGATAATGACGAGGCATGGCCACGCCCCTCCCAGCAGGACTccgccccccccggcccctcctTCCCCGGCACGCTGACGCCAGGGGCAGCCTCCGTGTCATCACCCATGAACTTTGACTTCTGA
- the gcat gene encoding 2-amino-3-ketobutyrate coenzyme A ligase, mitochondrial encodes MSLRWVVRGLRTPIQCVVQATVSSTSRGYSAIAAARSVLESELETIRSGGTWKGERIITSKQGSHISVDGSSGDILNFCANNYLGLSSHPEVVQAGIRALQTHGAGLSSVRFICGTQDLHKDLERKLAQFHEREDCILYASCFDANAGLFEVLLGPDDAVLSDELNHASIIDGIRLCRARRFRYRHMDLGDLEAKLQESQSSRLRLVVTDGVFSMDGDVAPLQGICKLAEQYGAMVFIDECHATGFLGPRGRGTDELLGVMDKVHIVNSTLGKALGGAAGGYTVGPRPLIELLRQRSRPYLFSNSLPPPVVGCAARALELLMASNEIAQSMSAKTMRFRSSMAQAGFTISGSSHPISPVMLGDARLASLMADDMLKLGVYVIGFSYPVVPKGKARIRVQISAAHTNQDIDRCVEAFIQTGRKHGVVS; translated from the exons ATGTCTCTACGGTGGGTCGTCCGCGGTCTTCGCACCCCGATCCAGTGCGTTGTGCAAGCCACTGTCTCCTCCACGAGCCGGGGCTATTCCGCCATCGCCGCTGCCAGGTCGGTGCTGGAGAGCGAACTTGAAACGATCAGATCAGGTGGAACGTGGAAAGGGGAGAGAATCATAACCTCGAAGCAGGGATCGCATATCAGCGTGGACGGAAGTTCTGGCG ACATATTGAACTTCTGTGCTAATAACTACCTGGGTCTGTCCAGCCACCCAGAGGTGGTGCAGGCTGGGATCAGAGCGCTGCAGACGCACGGGGCAGGGCTGAGCTCCGTACGCTTCATCTGTGGAACACAG GACCTCCATAAGGACCTGGAGAGGAAGCTGGCCCAGTTCCACGAGAGGGAGGACTGCATCCTGTATGCCAGCTGCTTCGACGCCAACGCCGGCCTGTTTGAG GTTCTGCTGGGCCCGGACGATGCGGTTCTGTCTGACGAGCTGAACCACGCCTCCATCATAGATGGGATCCGCCTGTGTCGGGCCCGGAGGTTCCGCTACAGGCACATGGACCTGGGAGACCTGGAGGCCAAGCTGCAGGAGAGCCAG tcatcCCGTCTGCGTCTGGTGGTGACTGATGGCGTGTTCTCCATGGATGGAGATGTTGCCCCCCTGCAGGGCATCTGTAAGCTGGCAGAGCAGTATGGAGCCATGGTCTTCATAGATGAGTGCCACGCCACCGGCTTCCTGGGTCCccgggggag GGGCACGGATGAGCTTCTGGGAGTGATGGACAAGGTTCACATCGTCAACTCCACCCTGGGCAAAGCcctggggggggcagcag ggggctACACCGTGGGGCCCAGGCCCCTGATAGAGCTGCTGAGGCAGCGCTCCCGGCCGTACCTCTTCTCCaactccctccccccgcccgtCGTAGGCTGCGCTGCACGCGCCCTGGAGCTGCTGATGGCATCCAATGAGATCGCTCAGAGCATGTCGGCCAAGACCATGag GTTCCGGAGCTCCATGGCCCAGGCTGGATTCACCATCTCAGGCTCGTCTCACCCCATCTCCCCCGTAATGCTGGGGGACGCGCGCCTCGCCTCACTCATGGCCGACGACATGCTCAAGctgg gtgtaTATGTGATTGGCTTCTCCTACCCTGTGGTTCCTAAGGGCAAGGCCCGTATCCGTGTCCAGATCTCTGCGGCCCACACCAACCAGGACATAGACCGCTGTGTGGAGGCCTTCatccagacaggcaggaagcacGGCGTGGTCTCCTAG